The proteins below are encoded in one region of Streptomyces cyanogenus:
- a CDS encoding carbohydrate ABC transporter permease, with the protein MTTTARWRNRLLYVGVVAVVAYCLAPFYWMLVSSLRRSSDIFDTSLFPSTVSFENYRAAFDPSQGFTKALLNSLIVAGITTALALLLATCTAYAMARLDFRFKRLILTLIIATSMFPVVSIVVPLLKLFTDIGWINTYQAMIVPSMSFALPLAVWNLTTFFRQMPDELEHAAMIDGCTRGQAFRKVIIPLAAPGIFTTAIITFIAAWNEFLIALSMTNKPGMQTAPVAMSKFAGATQFETPFGSQMAAGVLVTVPLVVVVLLFQRRIVAGLTAGAAK; encoded by the coding sequence ATGACCACGACGGCGAGATGGCGGAACCGACTGCTCTACGTGGGTGTGGTCGCGGTGGTGGCCTACTGCCTGGCCCCGTTCTACTGGATGCTGGTCTCCAGCCTGCGGCGCAGCTCGGACATCTTCGACACCTCACTGTTCCCCAGCACGGTGTCGTTCGAGAACTACCGCGCGGCGTTCGACCCCTCGCAGGGCTTCACCAAAGCGCTGCTCAACAGCCTGATCGTGGCCGGTATCACCACCGCGCTGGCGCTGCTGCTGGCCACCTGCACCGCCTACGCGATGGCCCGGCTGGACTTCCGGTTCAAACGGCTCATCCTCACCCTGATCATCGCCACCTCGATGTTCCCGGTGGTGTCCATCGTGGTTCCCCTGCTGAAGCTGTTCACCGACATCGGCTGGATCAACACCTACCAGGCGATGATCGTGCCGAGCATGTCCTTCGCGCTCCCCCTGGCGGTGTGGAACCTGACCACCTTCTTCCGGCAGATGCCCGACGAACTGGAGCACGCCGCCATGATCGACGGATGCACGCGCGGTCAGGCCTTCCGCAAGGTCATCATCCCCCTCGCCGCACCGGGCATCTTCACCACCGCGATCATCACGTTCATCGCTGCCTGGAACGAGTTCCTCATCGCCCTGTCGATGACCAACAAGCCGGGCATGCAGACCGCACCGGTCGCCATGTCGAAGTTCGCCGGCGCCACCCAGTTCGAGACCCCGTTCGGCAGTCAGATGGCAGCGGGAGTCCTGGTCACCGTGCCCCTGGTGGTCGTGGTGCTGCTCTTCCAGCGCCGCATCGTCGCCGGACTCACCGCAGGCGCGGCCAAGTAG
- a CDS encoding carbohydrate ABC transporter permease, translating to MADTRTPPDTEAEEPGTTTGSPSVRPAGQANPRRTRTKATAGSGWTAALLVSPTLLVLSIVVLYPTLMALRESLYGVKGLDPTTGFIRTTEPFVGLENYSQIFGAAGDRFWNAFWNTTFFTVVTVGLETVIGVAMALIMHKAFRGRALVRAGILVPWAVPTAISALLWRWIFHSDGVANALIGHQILWTTEGFHAKVAVIVAEVWKTAPFIGLLVLAGLQVIPNEVYEAARIDGAGALRRFWHITLPLVKPALLVAVLFRCMDALRMFDLPYILIGAQKNSVETLSMLAQHEASNVRFGPASAYAVLLFLYVFLIAFAFVRLLGTDLVGGTERSSSPGRTRRRRFAALRRAEVAA from the coding sequence ATGGCCGACACCAGGACCCCGCCCGACACAGAGGCGGAAGAACCCGGCACCACAACCGGCAGTCCTTCAGTACGGCCCGCCGGGCAGGCGAACCCTCGTCGCACGCGCACCAAGGCGACCGCGGGCTCGGGATGGACGGCGGCCCTGCTGGTGTCCCCGACGCTCCTGGTGCTGTCGATCGTCGTGCTCTATCCGACGCTGATGGCGCTGCGGGAGTCACTGTACGGGGTCAAGGGGCTGGACCCGACGACCGGTTTCATCCGCACCACTGAACCTTTCGTCGGCCTGGAGAACTACAGCCAGATCTTCGGCGCCGCCGGAGACCGCTTCTGGAACGCCTTCTGGAACACCACCTTCTTCACCGTCGTCACCGTGGGGCTCGAAACCGTGATCGGGGTGGCCATGGCCCTGATCATGCACAAGGCGTTCCGCGGCAGAGCGCTGGTACGGGCCGGCATCCTCGTCCCCTGGGCGGTGCCCACAGCCATCTCCGCCCTGCTGTGGCGCTGGATCTTCCACAGCGACGGCGTTGCCAACGCCCTCATCGGCCACCAGATCCTGTGGACCACCGAAGGCTTCCACGCCAAGGTCGCGGTCATCGTCGCCGAGGTGTGGAAGACCGCGCCGTTCATCGGTCTGCTGGTCCTGGCCGGCCTGCAGGTGATCCCGAATGAGGTCTACGAGGCCGCGCGCATCGACGGCGCAGGCGCCCTGCGCCGGTTCTGGCACATCACCCTGCCCCTGGTGAAGCCCGCGCTGCTGGTAGCGGTGCTGTTCCGCTGCATGGACGCGCTGCGGATGTTCGACCTGCCCTACATCCTCATCGGCGCGCAGAAGAATTCGGTGGAGACCCTGTCGATGCTGGCGCAGCACGAGGCTTCCAACGTCCGCTTCGGACCGGCCTCCGCCTACGCGGTGCTCCTCTTCCTCTACGTCTTCCTCATCGCGTTCGCCTTCGTCCGGCTGCTCGGTACCGACCTCGTCGGCGGCACCGAACGCAGCAGCAGTCCGGGAAGGACCAGGCGTCGGCGCTTCGCGGCCCTGCGCCGTGCGGAGGTGGCGGCATGA
- a CDS encoding ABC transporter substrate-binding protein, which produces MKTKTTRALQGSAILATAGLLLSACGSSGGTDSGEQAGSTSFQGRGPITYVAGKDATGVVPKVIARWNALHPKEKVSFVQLPTDADSQRQQMIQNAETKSDAYTVLSLDVVWTSEFAAHQWIDRLPEQQFPLAKMLKPVVETARYRGGLYAAPASSDGGMLYYRTDLLKKAGITRPPVTWAEMTDDCAKVRKLPEAKDMSCYAGQLQKYEGLTVNFAEAVNSAGGTVTDAGGKPDVDTPEARAGLDFLAGAVKDGTIPREAVTYQEEEGRQAFQAGKLVFQRNWPYMYALAEKSKLAGKFAVAPLPGLNGPGSSSLGGHNLALSSFAKNKATALDFMKFFSSETSASTFLKDASLAPPYANLYDDPSLVKQYPYLPVLKQSILRAVPRPRVVSYGDVTSAIQQEAYAALTGSKSSAQALKDLQSDLQKSTAQ; this is translated from the coding sequence GTGAAGACCAAGACCACCAGAGCTCTTCAGGGTTCCGCGATCCTCGCCACCGCCGGGCTTCTCCTCAGCGCCTGCGGCTCGTCCGGAGGCACAGACTCAGGGGAGCAGGCCGGGAGCACGTCCTTCCAGGGCCGCGGACCCATCACGTACGTGGCCGGCAAGGACGCCACGGGCGTCGTCCCCAAGGTCATCGCCCGTTGGAACGCGCTGCACCCGAAGGAGAAGGTCAGCTTCGTGCAGCTGCCGACGGACGCGGACTCGCAGCGGCAGCAGATGATCCAGAACGCGGAGACGAAGTCCGACGCCTACACGGTGCTCTCCCTCGACGTCGTGTGGACCTCGGAGTTCGCCGCCCACCAGTGGATCGACCGCTTGCCCGAGCAGCAGTTCCCGCTGGCGAAGATGCTCAAGCCGGTGGTGGAGACGGCGAGGTACCGCGGTGGTCTGTATGCGGCACCCGCCAGCTCGGACGGCGGCATGCTGTACTACCGCACCGACCTGCTGAAGAAGGCCGGCATCACCCGGCCGCCCGTCACCTGGGCGGAGATGACGGACGACTGCGCCAAGGTGAGGAAGCTGCCCGAGGCGAAGGACATGTCGTGCTACGCCGGTCAGTTGCAGAAGTACGAAGGCCTGACGGTCAACTTTGCCGAGGCCGTGAACTCCGCGGGCGGCACCGTCACCGATGCCGGCGGGAAGCCCGACGTCGACACGCCCGAGGCCCGCGCGGGGCTGGACTTCCTCGCCGGCGCGGTCAAGGACGGGACCATCCCCAGGGAGGCGGTCACCTACCAGGAGGAGGAAGGGCGTCAGGCGTTCCAGGCCGGCAAGCTGGTATTCCAGCGCAACTGGCCGTACATGTACGCACTTGCCGAGAAGAGCAAGCTGGCGGGGAAGTTCGCGGTCGCGCCGCTGCCCGGCCTCAACGGTCCCGGCTCCTCCAGCCTCGGCGGCCACAACCTGGCCCTGTCGTCCTTCGCGAAGAACAAGGCCACCGCACTGGACTTCATGAAGTTCTTCAGCAGCGAGACCAGCGCGAGCACGTTCCTGAAGGACGCCTCCCTCGCCCCGCCGTACGCGAACCTCTACGACGACCCCTCGCTGGTCAAGCAGTATCCGTACCTGCCCGTTCTGAAGCAGTCGATCCTGCGTGCCGTCCCGCGCCCGCGGGTCGTGAGCTACGGCGACGTGACGTCGGCGATCCAGCAGGAGGCGTACGCCGCGCTCACCGGCAGCAAGAGCAGCGCGCAGGCGCTCAAGGACCTGCAGAGCGACCTGCAGAAGTCCACGGCGCAGTGA
- a CDS encoding LacI family DNA-binding transcriptional regulator gives MSSAQRLPTMVDVAERAGVSPSTVSRALRGLPSVSPQVRARVEEAARELNFAVSRQAASLVTGRTGVVAVLVPTLNSWFHGSALSSLGPLLRAAGMELSVYAIRDMAERTAFFERLPAGRNADALVVFGFDLTDEETLRLDDLGMPVIYVSQHVEGRPSVYVDDVAGAVKATRHLLNLGHRRIAFTPTLGASGFCFSSRERLLGYQQALTEADIPLDDDLVVTMSFEDRRGITEGLGNLLSLREPPTCIFAETDELAIAIVHCLGKARIPVPERMSVIGFDDHQMAEWTDLSTVAQSPSDMGRLAGELALKLIHDADPDHKQHIVLPTHLVPRATTAPPPAQPGGHESASAGRNG, from the coding sequence ATGTCATCCGCTCAACGGCTCCCCACGATGGTCGACGTCGCCGAACGGGCGGGGGTTTCCCCATCCACCGTCTCGCGCGCGCTGCGCGGCCTGCCCAGCGTCTCGCCGCAGGTCCGCGCCCGGGTCGAAGAGGCCGCTCGTGAGCTGAACTTCGCGGTCTCGCGACAGGCCGCGAGTCTCGTCACGGGGAGGACCGGGGTCGTGGCGGTGCTCGTACCCACGCTCAACTCCTGGTTCCACGGGTCGGCACTGTCCAGCCTGGGCCCGCTGCTGCGCGCGGCAGGCATGGAGCTGTCCGTCTACGCGATACGTGACATGGCCGAACGCACCGCGTTCTTCGAGCGCCTTCCGGCCGGGCGGAACGCGGACGCGCTGGTGGTGTTCGGGTTCGATCTGACCGACGAGGAGACCCTGCGGCTGGATGACCTCGGAATGCCGGTCATCTACGTCAGCCAGCACGTCGAGGGCCGCCCGAGCGTATACGTGGACGACGTGGCCGGAGCCGTCAAGGCCACCCGGCACCTGCTCAACCTCGGCCACCGCCGGATCGCCTTCACGCCGACCTTGGGCGCCAGCGGCTTCTGTTTCAGCTCGCGCGAACGGCTGCTCGGCTACCAGCAGGCGCTCACGGAGGCGGACATTCCCCTGGACGACGACCTGGTGGTCACGATGTCCTTCGAGGACAGGCGGGGCATCACCGAGGGACTCGGGAACCTGCTGAGCCTGAGGGAGCCGCCCACCTGCATCTTCGCCGAGACGGACGAGTTGGCCATCGCCATCGTCCACTGCCTGGGCAAGGCCCGGATACCGGTGCCCGAGCGGATGTCCGTCATCGGCTTCGACGACCATCAGATGGCCGAATGGACAGACCTGTCCACGGTCGCCCAGTCACCCTCGGACATGGGCCGCCTCGCCGGCGAGCTGGCACTGAAGCTCATCCATGATGCGGACCCGGATCACAAGCAGCACATCGTCCTCCCGACGCACCTGGTTCCCCGGGCCACCACGGCCCCGCCCCCCGCGCAGCCAGGTGGTCACGAGAGCGCTTCTGCGGGCCGGAACGGCTGA
- a CDS encoding potassium channel family protein, whose product MTGMWKPARRPRARRRVVGLVGPLAMVTVVGLWAVILIPRWAVIYWPHMPRAFTLTPGSKAAQQPALLDSVCLSLVTVATLGLGDITPGQGWLRLVAPLEGLVGFALLTATVSRVREIHPALTRRRVLAMHWGCVAVVASDCRQGRRTGQCSGGFPGGMHRFRQPNAGC is encoded by the coding sequence ATGACGGGGATGTGGAAGCCGGCCCGGCGCCCGCGTGCCCGCAGACGCGTGGTCGGCCTCGTCGGCCCCCTCGCCATGGTGACGGTGGTCGGCCTCTGGGCCGTCATCCTCATCCCGCGCTGGGCGGTCATCTACTGGCCCCACATGCCGAGGGCCTTCACCCTCACGCCCGGCTCCAAGGCCGCGCAGCAGCCCGCACTCCTCGACTCCGTCTGCCTGTCACTCGTCACCGTCGCCACCCTCGGGCTGGGTGACATCACACCCGGCCAGGGGTGGCTCCGCCTGGTCGCGCCCCTGGAGGGGCTCGTCGGCTTCGCCCTCCTGACGGCCACCGTCTCCCGGGTGCGGGAGATCCACCCCGCGCTGACCCGCAGGAGGGTGCTGGCCATGCACTGGGGATGCGTTGCCGTGGTGGCGAGCGATTGCCGGCAGGGCAGAAGAACAGGCCAGTGTTCCGGAGGGTTTCCCGGCGGCATGCACCGGTTCCGGCAGCCGAACGCGGGCTGCTGA
- a CDS encoding phosphoketolase family protein produces the protein MSVDTQAPARLEEDQLRSLDAHWRAANYLAVGQIYLMANPLLTEPLRPEHVKPRLLGHWGTSPGLNLVHTHLNRVIKARGLDAVCIWGPGHGGPAVLANSWLEGSYTETYPDVPRDAAGMARLFRQFSFPGGVPSHVAPETPGSIHEGGELGYSLSHAYGAALDHPDLLVACVIGDGEAETGPLAASWHSNKFLDPVHDGAVLPILHLNGYKIANPTVLSRLPEHELDALLRGYGHAPLHVTGDDPMVVHRAMAAAMDDALERIAAIQSSAREDGVGERPHWPVIVLRTPKGWTGPAEVDGLPVEGTWRSHQVPLAAVRDNPEHLRQLEQWMRSYRPEELFDEHGAPRPDVLACVPEGRHRLGANPHANGGLLLRELPLPPLEKYAVEVDKPGATLHEPTRVLGDMLQEVMHATSERRDFRLVGPDETASNRLQAVYAASGKAWQAQLLQVDEHLERHGRVMEILSEHTCQGWLEGYLLTGRHGLFSCYEAFVHIVDSMVNQHIKWLRTTRRLPWRAPIASLNYLLTSHVWRQDHNGFSHQDPGFVDHILNKSPEVVRVYLPSDANTLLSVADHVLRSKDYVNVIVAGKQPCFDWLSMAEAKAHCARGAGIWEWAGTEDGSREPDVVLACAGDVPTQEVLAAAQLLRRHLPELAVRVVNVVDIARLLPSEEHPHGMNDFEYDGLFTTDKPVIFAYHGYPWLIHRLAYRRTGHRNLHVRGYKEIGTTTTPFDMVVRNDLDRYRLVMDVIDRVPGLAVRAATVRQRMEDTRQRHHSWIREHGLDLPEVTDWTWDG, from the coding sequence ATGTCCGTCGACACGCAGGCGCCCGCCCGGCTGGAGGAGGACCAGCTGAGGTCGCTGGACGCCCACTGGCGCGCCGCGAACTATCTCGCCGTAGGCCAGATCTACCTCATGGCCAACCCCCTGCTGACCGAACCTCTGCGCCCGGAGCACGTCAAGCCGCGGCTGCTGGGCCACTGGGGCACCTCGCCCGGCCTGAACCTGGTGCACACCCACCTGAACCGCGTCATCAAGGCCCGTGGTCTGGACGCCGTGTGCATCTGGGGGCCCGGTCACGGCGGTCCGGCGGTGCTGGCCAACTCCTGGCTGGAGGGCTCGTACACCGAGACGTATCCGGACGTCCCGCGGGACGCGGCCGGCATGGCGCGGCTGTTCAGGCAGTTCTCCTTCCCCGGCGGCGTACCGAGCCATGTCGCCCCGGAGACGCCGGGCTCGATCCACGAGGGCGGTGAACTCGGCTACTCGCTCTCCCATGCCTACGGTGCCGCGCTGGACCATCCGGACCTGCTGGTGGCCTGTGTGATCGGCGACGGCGAGGCGGAGACCGGTCCGCTGGCCGCGTCCTGGCACTCCAACAAGTTCCTCGACCCGGTCCACGACGGCGCGGTCCTGCCGATCCTCCACCTCAACGGCTACAAGATCGCCAACCCGACCGTGCTGTCCCGCCTGCCCGAGCACGAACTCGACGCACTGCTGCGCGGCTACGGACACGCCCCCCTGCACGTCACCGGCGACGACCCGATGGTCGTCCACCGGGCGATGGCCGCCGCGATGGACGACGCACTGGAGCGCATCGCGGCCATCCAGAGCAGCGCCCGCGAGGACGGCGTGGGGGAGCGGCCGCACTGGCCGGTGATCGTGCTGCGCACCCCCAAGGGCTGGACCGGCCCGGCCGAGGTCGACGGCCTCCCCGTGGAGGGAACCTGGCGCTCCCACCAGGTCCCGCTGGCCGCCGTACGGGACAACCCCGAGCACCTGCGCCAGCTGGAGCAGTGGATGCGCTCCTACCGGCCGGAGGAACTGTTCGACGAGCACGGCGCCCCGCGCCCCGACGTGCTCGCCTGCGTCCCCGAAGGCAGGCACCGGCTGGGCGCCAACCCCCACGCCAACGGAGGCCTGCTGCTGCGCGAGCTGCCCCTGCCGCCGCTGGAGAAGTACGCCGTCGAGGTCGACAAGCCCGGCGCCACCCTGCACGAACCCACCCGTGTTCTCGGCGACATGCTCCAGGAGGTCATGCACGCCACGAGTGAGCGGCGCGACTTCCGCCTCGTCGGCCCCGACGAGACCGCCTCCAACCGGCTCCAGGCCGTCTACGCGGCCAGCGGCAAGGCCTGGCAGGCCCAGCTGCTCCAGGTGGACGAGCACCTGGAGCGCCACGGCCGGGTCATGGAGATCCTGTCCGAACACACCTGCCAGGGCTGGCTGGAGGGCTACCTCCTCACCGGCCGGCACGGACTGTTCTCCTGCTACGAGGCGTTCGTGCACATCGTCGACTCGATGGTCAACCAGCACATCAAGTGGCTGCGCACCACCCGCCGCCTGCCCTGGCGTGCTCCGATCGCCTCGCTCAACTACCTGCTCACCTCGCACGTGTGGCGCCAGGACCACAACGGCTTCTCCCACCAGGACCCCGGCTTCGTCGACCACATCCTCAACAAGAGCCCCGAGGTGGTACGGGTCTACCTGCCCTCGGACGCCAACACGCTGCTGTCCGTGGCCGATCACGTCCTGCGCAGCAAGGACTACGTCAACGTGATCGTGGCCGGCAAGCAGCCCTGCTTCGACTGGCTCTCCATGGCGGAGGCGAAGGCCCACTGCGCACGCGGCGCCGGCATCTGGGAGTGGGCGGGCACCGAGGACGGCTCCCGTGAACCGGACGTGGTGCTGGCCTGCGCGGGGGACGTCCCGACCCAGGAGGTGCTCGCCGCCGCCCAGTTGCTGCGCCGCCACCTGCCCGAGCTGGCCGTGCGGGTGGTCAACGTCGTCGACATCGCCCGGCTGCTGCCGAGCGAGGAACACCCCCACGGAATGAACGACTTCGAGTACGACGGCCTGTTCACCACCGACAAGCCGGTCATCTTCGCCTATCACGGCTACCCGTGGCTGATCCACCGCCTGGCCTACCGCCGTACCGGGCACCGCAACCTGCACGTGCGCGGCTATAAGGAGATCGGCACCACCACCACGCCGTTCGACATGGTGGTCCGCAACGACCTCGACCGCTACCGCCTCGTCATGGACGTCATCGACCGCGTCCCCGGGCTCGCGGTCCGCGCGGCGACCGTACGCCAGCGCATGGAGGACACCAGGCAGCGCCACCACTCCTGGATCCGGGAACACGGCCTGGACCTGCCCGAGGTCACCGACTGGACGTGGGACGGCTGA
- a CDS encoding globin domain-containing protein, producing the protein MLSPESAVVVRATLPAVGGALDEITARFYGTMFAEQPELLDGMFNRGNQASGEQRRALAGSIAGFAQALLADPDARPDALLARIAHKHAALGVTEDQYTIVHKYLFRAIAEVLGEAVTPEVAAAWDEVYWLMAGALIAREARLYQDAQVDPRKPWRQWTVVERREETPDAVSFLLRPADDGPLPQARAGQYVSVRVLMPDGIHQTRQYSLSNGPGDSLRRITVKRVASVGDAPEGEVSNQLHRAVRVGDELTLSAPFGDVVLDDSDTPLLLVSAGIGCTPMVGMLEHLASTGSSRPVWVLHADRTPADHALRADVRRLADQLPDPMVEFWYEQEGSEEAGSHTGLMDLDALDLPADADVYLCGSLPFMRAVRTQLLQAGIPARSIRYEVFGPDLWLVHAER; encoded by the coding sequence ATGCTTTCGCCCGAGTCGGCAGTTGTCGTCCGTGCCACCCTGCCCGCCGTCGGCGGCGCACTGGACGAGATCACCGCACGCTTCTACGGCACCATGTTCGCGGAGCAACCCGAGCTGCTGGACGGTATGTTCAACCGGGGCAACCAGGCCAGTGGCGAGCAGCGCCGGGCCCTGGCCGGGTCCATCGCGGGCTTCGCCCAGGCCCTGCTGGCCGACCCCGACGCCCGCCCGGACGCCCTCCTCGCCCGGATCGCGCACAAGCACGCCGCGCTCGGCGTCACCGAGGACCAGTACACGATCGTCCACAAGTACCTCTTCCGCGCCATCGCCGAGGTACTCGGCGAAGCGGTCACCCCCGAGGTGGCCGCCGCCTGGGACGAGGTGTACTGGCTGATGGCCGGTGCCCTCATCGCCCGGGAGGCCCGCCTCTACCAGGACGCCCAGGTCGACCCGCGCAAGCCGTGGCGGCAGTGGACGGTCGTGGAACGGCGGGAGGAGACCCCCGACGCGGTGTCCTTCCTGCTGCGCCCGGCCGACGACGGCCCCCTGCCGCAGGCGCGGGCCGGCCAGTACGTCAGCGTCCGGGTGCTCATGCCCGACGGCATCCACCAGACCCGCCAGTACAGCCTGTCCAACGGTCCCGGCGACAGCCTGCGGCGCATCACCGTCAAGCGGGTCGCGAGCGTCGGCGACGCCCCCGAGGGCGAGGTCTCCAACCAGCTGCACCGCGCCGTGCGGGTCGGCGACGAGCTCACCCTGTCCGCCCCGTTCGGCGACGTGGTCCTCGACGACTCCGACACCCCGCTCCTGCTGGTCTCCGCCGGTATCGGCTGTACCCCGATGGTCGGCATGCTCGAACACCTCGCCAGCACCGGCTCGTCGCGGCCGGTGTGGGTCCTGCACGCCGACCGCACCCCGGCCGACCACGCCCTGCGCGCGGACGTCCGACGCCTGGCGGACCAACTGCCCGACCCCATGGTCGAGTTCTGGTACGAGCAGGAGGGGAGCGAGGAAGCCGGCTCCCACACGGGCCTGATGGACCTCGACGCCCTGGACCTCCCCGCGGACGCCGACGTCTACCTGTGCGGCTCGCTCCCCTTCATGCGCGCCGTCCGCACCCAGCTCCTTCAGGCCGGCATCCCCGCCCGCAGCATCCGCTACGAGGTCTTCGGCCCCGACCTCTGGCTGGTCCACGCCGAGCGCTGA
- a CDS encoding GAF domain-containing sensor histidine kinase, with the protein MPQLRLDELLEELQARLDAARGTRDRVHSLLEAVLSVGRELDLEQALRSIVEAAAALVEAEYAALGVIGPDGKRLSEFLTVGVTEEQIARIGPYPEGHGILGELIRHPEPLRLAKLSEHPASYGFPPHHPPMNTFLGVPIRVRDQVFGNLYLTEKRGGGQFDEEDESVLSTLAVAAGVAIDNARLYEESRLRERWLRASAEITHSLMSGSDRGEVLGLIAERAMEITSAALAVVAVPMEGTDALAVELALGHEAEAHRGLVLPADDNLMGQAFSSASPVTSPDVSHSEAEATPSGDRGDASATASRFSGLGPAVALPIGSGDGVRGVVLLARAAGRTVFSEKETEPLRGFMAQAAVAMELAEHRKDAEQIAVLQDRDRIARDLHDLAIQRLFATGMTLQSAGRFIEHAEASERVLRAVDDLDETIKIIRSAIFGLRSRDDGTAGAGLRARVVRAVGEAAPVLGFAPSVRMEGLLDTEVPKEIADHAVAVLSESLTNIARHAHADRAEVGLVTDGREVRLKVTDNGVGIPPDGRRSGLRNMAERAEQLGGKLEWTSPAGGGTTLVWRVPVAKE; encoded by the coding sequence ATGCCGCAGCTGCGGCTGGACGAGCTGCTGGAGGAACTCCAGGCCCGGCTCGACGCGGCCCGCGGTACTCGCGACCGGGTGCACAGCCTGCTGGAGGCGGTGCTGTCGGTCGGCCGGGAACTGGACCTGGAGCAGGCGCTGCGCAGCATCGTGGAGGCCGCGGCGGCCCTGGTGGAGGCCGAGTACGCGGCCCTGGGCGTGATCGGTCCCGACGGCAAGCGGCTGTCGGAGTTCCTCACGGTCGGCGTCACCGAGGAGCAGATCGCGCGGATCGGCCCCTACCCGGAGGGCCACGGCATCCTGGGAGAGCTGATCCGGCACCCCGAGCCGCTGCGCCTGGCCAAGCTCTCCGAGCATCCCGCTTCGTACGGCTTCCCGCCCCACCATCCGCCGATGAACACCTTCCTCGGCGTGCCGATCCGGGTGCGCGACCAGGTCTTCGGCAACCTCTACCTGACCGAGAAGCGCGGTGGGGGTCAGTTCGACGAGGAGGACGAGTCGGTCCTGTCGACGCTGGCCGTGGCGGCCGGTGTGGCCATCGACAACGCCCGCCTGTACGAGGAGTCCCGGCTGCGCGAACGCTGGCTGCGAGCGAGCGCGGAGATCACCCACAGCCTCATGTCCGGCAGCGACCGCGGTGAGGTCCTCGGGCTGATCGCGGAACGCGCGATGGAGATCACCTCGGCGGCGCTGGCCGTGGTCGCGGTACCGATGGAGGGCACCGACGCGCTCGCCGTGGAGCTCGCCCTGGGACACGAGGCCGAGGCGCACCGCGGGCTCGTCCTGCCCGCGGACGACAACCTGATGGGACAGGCCTTCTCCAGCGCCTCGCCGGTCACCAGCCCCGATGTGTCCCACAGCGAGGCGGAGGCCACCCCGTCCGGGGACCGCGGTGACGCCTCGGCCACCGCTTCCCGCTTCAGCGGACTCGGCCCGGCCGTGGCCCTGCCCATCGGCTCCGGTGACGGTGTGCGAGGCGTCGTGCTGCTGGCCCGTGCGGCGGGCCGCACCGTCTTCTCCGAGAAGGAGACCGAACCGTTGCGGGGTTTCATGGCCCAGGCCGCGGTCGCCATGGAGCTGGCGGAACACCGCAAGGACGCCGAGCAGATCGCGGTGCTCCAGGACCGCGACCGCATCGCCCGTGACCTGCACGACCTGGCCATCCAGCGGCTGTTCGCCACCGGCATGACCCTGCAGAGCGCGGGCCGCTTCATCGAGCACGCGGAGGCGTCCGAGCGCGTGCTGCGGGCGGTGGACGATCTGGACGAGACGATCAAGATCATCAGGTCGGCGATCTTCGGTCTGCGCTCGCGTGACGACGGCACCGCCGGGGCCGGCCTGCGCGCGCGTGTGGTGCGGGCGGTCGGCGAGGCGGCCCCGGTGCTGGGCTTCGCGCCGAGTGTGCGCATGGAGGGCCTGCTGGACACCGAGGTCCCGAAGGAGATCGCCGACCATGCGGTGGCCGTCCTGTCCGAGTCCCTGACGAACATCGCCCGCCACGCGCACGCCGACCGCGCCGAGGTCGGGCTGGTGACCGACGGGCGGGAGGTGCGGCTGAAGGTCACCGACAACGGCGTGGGCATTCCGCCCGACGGCCGCCGCAGCGGCCTGCGCAACATGGCCGAGCGGGCGGAGCAACTGGGCGGAAAGCTGGAGTGGACCAGCCCGGCGGGCGGCGGCACGACGCTGGTCTGGCGGGTGCCCGTGGCAAAGGAGTAG
- a CDS encoding response regulator, with translation MADSEQPGAGNPIRVFLLDDHEVVRRGVRDLLNDEPDIDVIGEAGTVEQALVRVPALRPQVAVLDVRLPDGDGVTVCRELRSRMPELACLMLTSFDDEEALLDSIMAGASGYVLKQIRGSDLVSAVRTVAAGQSLLDASATTRLMARLRGGGQEEEQPDGLQGLTEREREILALIGEGLTNRQIGQRLYLAEKTVKNHISRLLAKLGVERRIQAAVIATQVQDRQRQEGR, from the coding sequence ATGGCGGACAGCGAGCAGCCCGGCGCCGGTAACCCGATCCGGGTCTTTCTGCTGGACGACCACGAGGTGGTACGGCGCGGAGTGCGCGACCTGCTGAACGACGAGCCGGACATCGACGTGATCGGGGAGGCCGGCACGGTGGAGCAGGCGCTGGTGCGGGTGCCCGCGTTGCGTCCGCAGGTGGCGGTGCTCGACGTCCGCCTGCCCGACGGCGACGGCGTGACCGTGTGCCGGGAACTGAGGTCACGCATGCCGGAGCTGGCCTGCCTCATGCTGACCTCCTTCGACGACGAGGAGGCACTGCTCGACTCGATCATGGCGGGCGCCTCCGGCTACGTCCTGAAGCAGATCCGGGGCTCGGACCTGGTGTCCGCGGTGCGCACCGTGGCCGCCGGCCAGTCCCTGCTCGATGCCAGTGCCACCACCAGGCTGATGGCCCGGCTGCGCGGTGGCGGGCAGGAGGAGGAGCAGCCGGACGGACTGCAGGGGCTGACCGAGCGGGAGCGGGAGATCCTGGCCCTGATCGGCGAAGGCCTGACCAACCGCCAGATCGGCCAGCGGCTGTACCTGGCCGAGAAGACGGTGAAGAACCACATCTCCCGTCTCCTCGCCAAGCTCGGCGTCGAGCGCCGTATCCAGGCCGCCGTCATCGCCACGCAGGTCCAGGACCGGCAGAGGCAGGAAGGACGCTGA